In a genomic window of Amycolatopsis japonica:
- a CDS encoding TetR/AcrR family transcriptional regulator: protein MPSPFSAEDRARITERLLDAGRALFAAQGLRKTSLDDLVAPAGIAKSSFYAFFDSKEALYLELMLRQAPELHEQLAVVVNETENARAALAGFLRATVRILAENPLYHRLITHPEEMRAVARRMGPEEMARAEEVLPLPGFLAAARAKGQLVDADDDELTGVLQAVLLLPMHRQDIGEHRYPAVLDRLIDIVAAGLIKE from the coding sequence ATGCCGAGCCCGTTCAGCGCCGAGGACCGCGCCAGGATCACCGAGCGGCTCCTGGACGCCGGACGTGCCCTGTTCGCCGCGCAGGGCCTGCGCAAAACCTCTCTGGACGACCTCGTGGCCCCCGCCGGGATCGCCAAAAGCAGCTTCTACGCCTTCTTCGATTCGAAGGAGGCGCTGTACCTGGAGCTCATGCTGCGGCAGGCCCCTGAGCTGCACGAACAACTGGCGGTGGTGGTGAACGAGACCGAAAACGCCCGCGCCGCCCTTGCCGGTTTCCTGCGCGCCACGGTACGGATCTTGGCGGAGAACCCGCTCTACCACCGGCTGATCACGCATCCCGAGGAGATGCGGGCGGTGGCCCGGCGGATGGGGCCCGAAGAGATGGCCAGAGCCGAGGAGGTGCTGCCGTTGCCCGGATTCCTGGCGGCGGCCCGAGCCAAGGGACAGCTCGTCGACGCCGACGACGACGAGCTGACCGGCGTGCTCCAGGCCGTACTGCTGCTGCCCATGCACCGGCAGGACATCGGCGAGCACCGCTACCCCGCCGTGCTCGACCGGCTCATCGACATCGTCGCGGCGGGACTGATCAAGGAGTGA
- a CDS encoding FAD-dependent oxidoreductase, which produces MTIAIVGAGLGGLALARVLHVHGIEAVVYERESSRHARGQGGMLDIHDDTGQRALREAGLIDRFAAIARGEGQDMRLLEPDGTLLLQEDTPDDAPFARPEVDRADLRDLLLDSLPEHTVRWGHAFESAEDGVVRFANGHSATYDLLVGADGANSRVRALLTDARPAHLGHNLVELRIPDIDRTHPDLAAMVGRGTYWVLGDGKSLAAQRNGDGTVRVGLSFYGTAEDWFATNGMPLDDPAAARTWLIGRLDGWEARFTALIAACDDVIVPRSISSLPVGLTWPSAPDVTLVGDAAHLMPPVGEGANMALLDGALLGLALAARPDDFPAAVKEYEHEMFERATAAARMSERVHELLAAPDASRKMLAFFQPG; this is translated from the coding sequence ATGACCATCGCCATCGTCGGAGCGGGCCTCGGCGGCTTGGCTCTCGCCCGGGTCCTGCACGTCCACGGCATCGAAGCCGTCGTGTACGAACGGGAGTCGTCACGCCACGCCCGCGGTCAGGGCGGCATGCTCGACATCCACGACGACACCGGGCAGCGGGCGCTGCGCGAAGCCGGTCTGATCGACCGGTTCGCCGCGATCGCCCGCGGCGAGGGCCAGGACATGCGGCTCCTGGAACCGGACGGCACCCTGCTGCTGCAGGAGGACACACCGGACGACGCGCCCTTCGCGCGACCCGAGGTCGACCGGGCCGATCTGCGCGACCTGCTGCTGGACTCGCTTCCCGAGCACACGGTGCGCTGGGGGCACGCGTTCGAATCCGCCGAAGACGGCGTCGTGCGCTTCGCGAATGGGCACAGCGCGACGTACGACCTCCTGGTCGGTGCCGACGGCGCCAACTCCCGCGTCCGCGCCTTGCTCACCGACGCCCGGCCGGCGCATCTCGGCCACAACCTGGTCGAACTCCGCATCCCCGACATCGACCGCACCCATCCCGATCTCGCGGCGATGGTCGGACGCGGCACGTACTGGGTGCTCGGCGACGGGAAATCCCTCGCGGCGCAGCGCAACGGCGACGGCACGGTTCGCGTTGGCCTCAGCTTCTACGGCACCGCCGAGGACTGGTTCGCCACCAACGGGATGCCGCTCGACGATCCGGCCGCCGCCCGGACGTGGCTGATCGGACGGCTCGACGGCTGGGAGGCGCGGTTCACCGCGCTGATCGCGGCCTGCGACGACGTGATCGTGCCGCGGTCGATCAGCAGCCTTCCCGTCGGCCTGACCTGGCCGTCGGCGCCGGACGTCACCCTGGTCGGCGATGCCGCGCACCTGATGCCGCCGGTGGGCGAAGGCGCCAACATGGCCCTGCTCGACGGTGCCCTGCTCGGGCTCGCGCTGGCCGCGCGGCCGGACGACTTCCCCGCCGCCGTCAAGGAGTACGAACACGAGATGTTCGAACGCGCCACTGCCGCCGCCCGGATGTCCGAGCGGGTCCACGAACTCCTCGCGGCTCCGGACGCTTCTCGGAAAATGCTCGCGTTCTTCCAGCCCGGGTGA
- a CDS encoding TetR/AcrR family transcriptional regulator, which yields MVVWERPEPPDRPALAPLSRELIVRAAIRLADADGLDAVSLRKIATALDVGPMRLYGYIESKEELLDLMVDAAHAEIRPTGDGWREVLWSLADAMRRAVHRHEWLADLLGGRPQLGPHALATAEAVMAALGDVGVDSAMPVVSAVNAYTIGAVRREIAERRAERATGMDEQRWQATLGPYLTRAFTSGDLPALATVVRDAVHLDADETFRMGLDFLLDGIEARLSG from the coding sequence ATGGTGGTGTGGGAGCGGCCCGAGCCGCCGGATCGGCCCGCGCTGGCCCCGCTGAGCCGGGAGCTGATCGTGCGGGCGGCGATCCGCCTCGCCGACGCGGACGGTCTGGACGCGGTGTCCCTGCGCAAGATCGCGACCGCGCTGGACGTCGGCCCGATGCGGCTGTACGGCTACATCGAGAGCAAGGAAGAGCTGCTCGACCTGATGGTCGACGCCGCCCACGCCGAGATCCGGCCCACCGGGGACGGCTGGCGGGAGGTACTGTGGTCGCTCGCCGACGCCATGCGCCGCGCGGTCCACCGGCACGAATGGCTCGCCGACCTCCTGGGCGGCAGGCCCCAGCTGGGGCCGCACGCGCTGGCCACCGCCGAGGCCGTGATGGCGGCGCTGGGCGACGTCGGGGTGGACTCCGCGATGCCGGTGGTCTCGGCGGTCAACGCGTACACGATCGGCGCGGTCCGCCGGGAGATCGCCGAACGCCGCGCCGAACGTGCCACCGGGATGGACGAGCAGCGGTGGCAGGCCACGCTCGGGCCCTATCTGACGCGGGCGTTCACCAGTGGTGATCTCCCCGCGCTGGCCACGGTCGTCCGCGACGCCGTCCACCTGGACGCCGACGAAACCTTCCGGATGGGCCTCGATTTCCTCCTGGACGGCATCGAAGCCCGCCTCTCAGGCTGA
- a CDS encoding aminoglycoside phosphotransferase family protein, with protein sequence MDEFRFEQELVRALLREQHPDLAELELRDVEGGWDNQQWRLGPDLAVRLPRTERAPELLRGEQKWLPVLAERLPLLTPVPVRIGEPSALFEHTWTITRWVDGEPSDRAPITRPDAAEALAGFLAALHQEAPADAPVSPTRGIPLAEMRDAFDQGLEFIEGDANTGPAREIWEKALAAPAWDGAPIWLHGDLHAANVIVRDGTLAGVIDFGDLCSGDPATDLSAAWLLLPEGTANRFFEAYAVADEATVARARGWAVLRALHLIGIGRNGRLGRPGGKPTWEPAARAALERASA encoded by the coding sequence ATGGACGAATTCAGGTTCGAGCAGGAACTGGTGCGGGCTCTGCTGCGGGAACAGCATCCGGATCTCGCGGAACTCGAACTCCGCGACGTCGAAGGCGGCTGGGACAACCAGCAGTGGCGCCTCGGACCGGACCTGGCCGTGCGCCTGCCGCGCACCGAACGTGCGCCGGAGTTGTTGCGCGGCGAGCAGAAATGGCTTCCCGTGCTGGCCGAGCGCTTGCCACTGCTCACTCCGGTGCCGGTGCGGATCGGTGAGCCTTCGGCTCTGTTCGAGCACACCTGGACGATCACGCGCTGGGTCGACGGCGAACCTTCGGATCGCGCGCCGATCACTCGTCCGGATGCCGCCGAGGCACTCGCGGGCTTTCTCGCGGCGCTGCATCAGGAGGCTCCCGCGGATGCCCCGGTCAGCCCGACGCGCGGCATCCCGCTCGCCGAAATGCGCGACGCTTTCGACCAAGGGCTGGAGTTCATCGAGGGCGACGCGAACACCGGACCCGCGCGGGAGATCTGGGAGAAGGCCCTCGCGGCGCCCGCGTGGGACGGGGCACCGATCTGGCTGCACGGCGACCTCCATGCCGCGAACGTGATCGTGCGGGACGGAACACTCGCCGGGGTGATCGATTTCGGTGACCTGTGCTCGGGCGATCCCGCGACCGACCTTTCGGCGGCCTGGCTCCTGCTGCCCGAGGGCACGGCGAACCGGTTCTTCGAGGCCTACGCGGTCGCGGACGAGGCCACCGTCGCGCGGGCCCGCGGCTGGGCGGTCCTGCGCGCGTTGCACCTGATCGGCATCGGGCGCAACGGCAGGCTCGGTCGTCCCGGGGGCAAGCCGACCTGGGAGCCGGCGGCCAGGGCGGCCCTCGAACGCGCGTCAGCCTGA
- a CDS encoding serine hydrolase domain-containing protein produces the protein MTKTLKTFRRIGLTALAAALLAGVTAPAASAGQDRPELQKAAQEFVDAGFGGMQLRVRDERGEWTGSAGVRELGGTAKPPTNGHFRLGSTTKNFTATLVLQFVAEGRIGLDTPVAGLLPRLGLDPRITVRMLLQHTSGLFNHTGQYNPDGTVTPGIPWAGQEWVDKRFHTYQPEELVRLAVSKPAVFAPGAGWSYSNTNYVVARLLVEKLSGRPFADELDRRILRPLKLRDTLSPGAWAGMPKPYAHAYYRYENAGQWKTIDVTHQNPTWISSAGDMISTTKDLQTYFSALQSGKLLPAWLLAEMRVTHPGSESLYGFYGLGQFSQDLGPGCVGVVLNHNGGLNGYGSLMYSTPDGSKTLTASVTGGDAANDPTQAFPAALNKLVRTVFCGK, from the coding sequence ATGACCAAGACACTGAAGACCTTCCGCCGCATCGGTCTCACCGCGCTGGCCGCCGCACTGCTGGCGGGCGTGACCGCCCCCGCCGCCTCCGCCGGGCAGGATCGCCCGGAGCTGCAGAAGGCGGCCCAGGAATTCGTCGACGCGGGCTTCGGCGGGATGCAGCTGCGTGTCCGTGACGAGCGGGGCGAATGGACCGGCAGCGCCGGGGTGCGCGAACTGGGCGGCACCGCGAAGCCGCCGACGAACGGCCACTTCCGCCTCGGCAGCACGACGAAGAACTTCACCGCGACCCTGGTGCTGCAGTTCGTGGCCGAGGGCCGGATCGGCCTCGACACCCCGGTCGCCGGTCTCCTTCCCCGGCTCGGGCTGGACCCGCGGATCACCGTGCGGATGCTGCTGCAGCACACCAGCGGGCTGTTCAACCACACCGGCCAGTACAACCCGGACGGCACGGTCACGCCGGGGATCCCGTGGGCGGGCCAGGAATGGGTGGACAAGCGGTTCCACACCTACCAGCCGGAGGAACTGGTGCGGCTGGCCGTGTCCAAGCCCGCGGTCTTCGCGCCGGGGGCGGGCTGGAGCTACTCCAACACCAACTACGTGGTGGCCAGGCTGCTGGTCGAGAAGCTCAGCGGCCGTCCCTTCGCCGACGAGCTGGACCGGCGGATCCTGCGGCCGCTCAAGCTGCGTGACACCTTGTCGCCGGGAGCGTGGGCCGGGATGCCCAAGCCGTACGCCCACGCCTACTACCGCTACGAAAACGCCGGCCAGTGGAAGACGATCGACGTCACCCACCAGAACCCGACCTGGATCTCCAGCGCCGGCGACATGATCTCGACCACCAAGGATCTCCAGACGTACTTTTCCGCGCTGCAGAGCGGAAAGCTCCTGCCTGCCTGGCTGCTGGCCGAGATGCGCGTGACGCATCCGGGCAGCGAAAGCCTCTACGGCTTCTACGGTCTCGGGCAGTTCTCGCAGGACTTGGGCCCGGGCTGTGTCGGCGTCGTCCTCAACCACAACGGTGGCCTCAACGGCTACGGATCGCTGATGTACAGCACGCCGGACGGCAGCAAGACGCTGACCGCGTCGGTCACCGGCGGGGACGCCGCGAACGACCCGACGCAGGCGTTCCCGGCGGCGCTGAACAAGCTCGTCCGGACGGTGTTCTGCGGTAAGTGA
- a CDS encoding helix-turn-helix transcriptional regulator, with amino-acid sequence MTRPIARVLALLEILQSGGTRTVAELADRLDVDERTVRRYAEHLVDLDIPVRSVRGRYGGYRLAPGYRMPPLMLTDEEALAVLLGLVAGRRAGLITTSVAAVESAVAKVRRVLPEALGRRLDALLETADFTAPARKALSAEAEVLLTVAEAARDRRPVALAYLAGHGGASERVVHPYGVVAHSGRWYLTGFDSASGEVRTFRVDRIQSAETRAGTFEAPDGFDPAERVLTALAETPYRHDVSVWIKATPEEIRAVFPPSVATLQTDGARVRVRIRAQRLDWIPPLLAALDRPFVIERPAELRDLVGALAARLAERAR; translated from the coding sequence GTGACCAGGCCCATCGCCCGAGTTCTCGCGCTGCTGGAGATCCTCCAGAGCGGTGGGACGCGCACCGTCGCCGAGCTCGCCGACCGGCTCGACGTGGACGAACGCACCGTCCGCCGCTACGCCGAACACCTCGTCGACCTGGACATCCCGGTGCGCTCGGTGCGCGGCCGGTACGGCGGTTACCGGCTGGCCCCCGGCTACCGGATGCCGCCGCTGATGCTCACCGACGAGGAGGCTCTGGCCGTCCTGCTCGGCCTGGTCGCGGGACGGCGGGCGGGGCTGATCACCACGTCGGTCGCGGCCGTCGAGAGCGCGGTCGCGAAGGTCCGGCGGGTGCTTCCCGAAGCGCTGGGCCGCCGGTTGGACGCGCTGCTGGAGACCGCCGACTTCACCGCCCCCGCCCGGAAAGCCCTGTCGGCCGAGGCCGAAGTCCTGCTCACCGTCGCGGAGGCGGCGCGGGACCGGCGTCCGGTCGCGCTCGCGTATCTCGCCGGTCACGGCGGTGCGAGCGAACGCGTCGTCCATCCCTACGGCGTCGTGGCGCACTCCGGACGGTGGTATCTGACGGGCTTCGACTCGGCCAGCGGAGAGGTGCGCACCTTCCGCGTCGACCGGATCCAGTCCGCCGAGACGCGGGCCGGGACTTTCGAGGCGCCGGACGGTTTCGATCCGGCCGAGCGGGTGCTGACCGCGCTGGCCGAGACGCCGTACCGGCACGACGTCTCCGTGTGGATCAAGGCGACGCCCGAGGAGATCCGCGCCGTTTTCCCGCCGTCCGTGGCCACTCTCCAAACCGACGGCGCCCGGGTGCGTGTCCGCATCCGGGCGCAGCGGCTGGACTGGATCCCGCCGCTGCTCGCCGCGCTCGACCGGCCGTTCGTCATCGAACGGCCGGCCGAGCTCCGAGATCTGGTCGGCGCGCTGGCGGCCCGGCTGGCCGAGCGGGCGCGCTGA
- a CDS encoding VOC family protein, whose protein sequence is MQFVSVRVITHDVARLAGFYEKATGLDARWRSEQFAELVGPSCTLAIGSAETMQLFGAGAAVPESNRTSILEFRVEDVDREYERLADLAEIVQEPTTMPWGNRSLLFRDPDGNLVNYFTPSAP, encoded by the coding sequence GTGCAGTTCGTTTCCGTCCGTGTGATCACCCATGACGTCGCCCGTCTCGCCGGTTTCTACGAGAAGGCGACCGGCCTCGACGCGCGATGGCGCTCCGAACAGTTCGCCGAACTCGTCGGCCCGTCGTGCACCTTGGCGATCGGCAGCGCCGAGACGATGCAGCTGTTCGGCGCGGGCGCCGCCGTGCCCGAATCGAACCGGACCTCGATCCTCGAATTCCGCGTCGAGGACGTCGACCGCGAGTACGAGCGGCTGGCGGATCTGGCCGAGATCGTGCAGGAGCCGACCACGATGCCGTGGGGGAACCGGTCGCTGCTGTTCCGCGACCCCGACGGCAACCTGGTCAACTACTTCACGCCGAGCGCCCCGTAG
- a CDS encoding MarR family winged helix-turn-helix transcriptional regulator, producing MTDAVADVERAMIAIRRSQARRSLSKLARDRAETMPDQAIQGLLDAVEAAEESGEPGTVTSLAAALTIDQPRASRLVARAVEGGFLRREADQRDGRRAVLVLTETGRAEVTRMHEFRRSVFAEAMADWPDDDRREFARLLTAFVRNYGALGVK from the coding sequence ATGACGGACGCCGTGGCCGACGTGGAACGCGCGATGATCGCCATCCGGCGAAGCCAAGCGAGGCGATCGCTGTCGAAACTCGCCCGCGACCGCGCCGAAACGATGCCGGACCAGGCGATACAGGGGCTCCTGGACGCCGTCGAAGCAGCCGAGGAGAGCGGCGAACCGGGCACCGTCACCAGCCTCGCCGCGGCGTTGACCATCGACCAGCCGCGGGCGAGCCGCCTGGTCGCCCGCGCGGTCGAGGGTGGTTTCCTCCGGCGCGAAGCCGATCAGCGCGACGGCCGCCGCGCCGTCCTCGTGCTCACCGAAACCGGTCGCGCCGAAGTGACGCGGATGCACGAATTCCGCCGCTCGGTGTTCGCCGAGGCGATGGCGGACTGGCCGGACGACGACCGTCGCGAATTCGCGCGGCTGCTGACGGCGTTCGTCCGGAACTACGGGGCGCTCGGCGTGAAGTAG
- a CDS encoding dioxygenase family protein: MTPVLYLSHGAPPLADDATWTRQLAGWSADLEKPKAILVVSAHWEEAPLTLGATTTVPLVYDFWGFPDRYYQVEYAAPGAPALADKVRKLLRSSQTPVHDAPDRGLDHGAYVPLVEMYPDADIPVLQVSMPSLDPRELFDLGRKLAPLRDEGVLIIGSGFFTHNLSAMRETDGTDGTPPSWSSEFDHWGAETLREGDLDALLDFQHKAPAAAIAHPRIEHFAPLFVSLGASSSEGKGETVIDGYWHGLAKRSLQFG, translated from the coding sequence ATGACGCCGGTGCTCTACCTCAGCCACGGCGCGCCGCCGCTCGCCGACGACGCCACCTGGACCCGCCAGCTCGCCGGCTGGTCGGCGGACCTCGAGAAGCCGAAGGCGATCCTCGTCGTCTCGGCGCACTGGGAAGAGGCCCCGCTGACCCTCGGCGCCACCACCACGGTGCCGCTGGTCTACGACTTCTGGGGCTTCCCGGACCGCTACTACCAGGTGGAATACGCCGCGCCCGGCGCTCCCGCGCTGGCGGACAAGGTGCGCAAACTCCTGCGCTCGTCCCAGACGCCGGTCCACGACGCGCCCGACCGCGGTCTCGACCACGGCGCGTACGTCCCGCTCGTGGAGATGTACCCGGACGCCGACATCCCCGTGCTGCAGGTGTCGATGCCGTCGCTGGACCCGCGTGAGCTGTTCGACCTCGGCCGGAAGCTCGCGCCGCTGCGCGACGAAGGCGTGCTGATCATCGGCAGCGGCTTCTTCACCCACAACCTGAGCGCGATGCGCGAGACCGACGGCACCGACGGGACGCCGCCGTCGTGGTCGAGCGAATTCGACCACTGGGGTGCGGAAACCCTGCGCGAAGGCGACCTCGACGCGTTGCTGGACTTCCAGCACAAGGCCCCCGCCGCGGCCATCGCGCACCCCAGGATCGAGCACTTCGCCCCGCTGTTCGTGTCGCTCGGCGCGAGCTCGTCGGAGGGCAAGGGCGAGACCGTGATCGACGGCTACTGGCACGGCCTCGCCAAGCGTTCCCTCCAGTTCGGCTAG
- a CDS encoding MFS transporter, giving the protein MTNTVETVGGPTRRVRQARVAIAAVFAVHGAVTGSFATRIPWIQEHAGISAGQLGLALAFPAIGASLTMPLAARIGHRLGGRLGLRLLLAYWTLALILPSLAGNLFTLCLALFVMGTAAGTSDVLMNALGVDVEEKMGKSVMSGLHGMWTTGALVGSAAGTLAAHAGLDARIHFVIASAVLTVAGALLCQGVFDVRSAPDEHPPPRFALPPKSAVIIGAVAFCAVFAEGASLDWSAVYLRDVLGTSPGIAAASTTAFTCTMAVARLSGDALVRRFGSVKTVRAGGVFATAGGLLVVFAVHPVMAMAGFALIGLGVSVVVPLAFAAAGRSGPTPSQSIAGVATITYSSGLVAPSLIGGIADLTSLTISFAVVTLLALGLVAGAGVLRSR; this is encoded by the coding sequence GTGACCAACACAGTGGAAACCGTCGGCGGGCCGACGCGGCGGGTGCGGCAGGCGCGGGTCGCCATCGCCGCCGTCTTCGCCGTGCACGGCGCGGTGACCGGCAGTTTCGCCACCCGGATCCCGTGGATCCAGGAACACGCGGGGATCAGCGCGGGTCAGCTCGGCCTCGCGCTCGCCTTCCCCGCGATCGGTGCCTCGCTCACCATGCCGCTCGCCGCGCGGATCGGGCACCGGCTCGGCGGCAGGCTGGGGCTCCGGCTGCTGCTCGCGTACTGGACGCTGGCGCTGATCCTCCCGTCCCTGGCGGGAAACCTCTTCACCCTGTGCCTAGCGCTGTTCGTCATGGGCACCGCGGCCGGCACCTCGGACGTGCTGATGAACGCCCTCGGCGTCGACGTCGAGGAGAAGATGGGCAAGTCGGTCATGTCGGGGCTGCACGGCATGTGGACCACGGGCGCGCTCGTCGGCTCGGCCGCGGGCACACTCGCCGCGCACGCCGGATTGGACGCCCGGATCCACTTCGTGATCGCGTCGGCGGTGCTCACCGTCGCCGGCGCACTCCTCTGTCAGGGCGTTTTCGACGTGCGGAGCGCGCCCGACGAGCACCCTCCGCCGAGGTTCGCGTTGCCGCCGAAGTCGGCCGTGATCATCGGTGCCGTCGCGTTCTGCGCCGTCTTCGCGGAGGGGGCGAGCCTCGACTGGTCCGCCGTCTACCTGCGTGACGTCCTCGGCACTTCGCCGGGCATCGCGGCCGCGTCGACCACCGCCTTCACTTGCACGATGGCGGTCGCGCGGCTCTCGGGCGACGCGCTGGTGCGGCGCTTCGGCTCGGTCAAGACCGTCCGCGCGGGCGGAGTGTTCGCGACCGCCGGTGGGTTGCTGGTCGTCTTCGCCGTCCATCCGGTGATGGCGATGGCCGGTTTCGCCCTGATCGGGCTCGGCGTCTCCGTCGTCGTACCGCTCGCCTTCGCGGCGGCCGGACGCAGCGGGCCGACGCCGAGCCAGTCGATCGCGGGCGTCGCGACCATCACCTATTCGTCGGGTCTCGTCGCGCCGTCGCTCATCGGCGGGATCGCCGACCTGACGTCGTTGACGATCTCCTTCGCGGTGGTCACGCTGCTGGCGCTCGGTTTGGTGGCGGGCGCCGGCGTCCTGCGGTCCCGCTAG